A section of the Ciona intestinalis chromosome 4, KH, whole genome shotgun sequence genome encodes:
- the LOC104265667 gene encoding synaptic vesicular amine transporter-like — protein sequence MHFNFTTGKTETMSGPQTHQVTNHTKTLTHQCPHRKAVSSQQSFYMGIILSAKPLVQVLANFAFGPITDKIGFDVPLLAGYIVMATSALMFAFGKSFVFLLVARAIQGIGSAATATAGLSWVADTYTEKVERGWAIGMSFGGLALGVLVGPTYGSLIYQYVGKEYVFIILAVMAVLLIVVRLTTRKIRIFRRPSDEMGSSIFTLLKDPYILVVAISLTAGTSSITALETAQPTWMLKTMCPTKLDLGLSFLPITGMYLITTYGIAFMGHKVARWILCLIGFYLQVVGLVIYPFVRTVPEVVGPGCLIGIGISFIDGLLPVLAFLVDTRHKPIYGSVCAIADISFSFSYALGPLIAGAVMAKVGFKWVMWGIGIIFFLYAPIISVLSKVTVKDEEATPLLKEVEEIENTVVRGTANTNDNDN from the exons ATGCACTTTAACTTCACGACTGGCAAAACGGAAACAATGTCAGGACCTCAAACGCATCAAGTAACAAATCACACGAAGACACTAACGCATCAATGTCCGCATCGTAAAGCTGTGTCAAGCCAACAATCATTTTACATGGGCATTATACTATCTGCGAAGCCACTCGTACAAGTGTTGGCTAACTTTGCGTTTGGACCAATTACCGATAAGATTGGTTTCGATGTTCCACTACTTGCCGGTTATATTGTAATGGCAACGTCCGCATTGA TGTTCGCTTTCGGCAAGTCATTCGTATTTCTGTTGGTGGCGAGGGCTATTCAAGGTATTGGTTCGGCCGCTACAGCGACTGCCGGGCTAAGTTGGGTAGCTGACACATACACAGAAAAGGTTGAACGAGGTTGGGCCATTGGCATGTCGTTTGGTGGTCTCGCGCTTGGTGTATTAG ttgGACCGACGTATGGGAGCTTGATTTACCAATATGTTGGAAAGGAATATGTGTTTATTATCTTAGCCGTAATGGCTGTATTATTAATAGTTGTTCGGCTGACAACACgaaaaattagaatatttagAAGGCCATCA gaTGAAATGGGTTCATCCATTTTTACATTGCTTAAAGATCCCTATATTCTTGTGGTAGCTATTTCGTTAACCGCTGGAACATCTTCAATAACAGCCCTGGAGACGGCGCAACCAACGTGGATGCTTAAAACTATGTGCCCAACCAAGTTGGATTTAG ggCTTTCATTTCTTCCAATTACTGGCATGTACCTCATTACAACATACGGCATAGCGTTTATGGGCCACAAAGTGGCAAGGTGGATACTTTGTTTGATTGGGTTCTATTTGCAAGTAGTTGGACTCGTTATTTATCCATTTGTACGCAC GGTACCCGAAGTAGTAGGACCTGGTTGTTTAATTGGCATTGGCATTAGTTTTATCGATGGCTTACTTCCGGTGCTGGCTTTTTTGGTCGACACAAGACACAAACCAATATACGGAAGCGTTTGTGCAATTGCTGATATATCATTTTCGTTTTCTTACGCATTAG GGCCTTTAATAGCGGGAGCTGTGATGGCCAAAGTTGGATTTAAATGGGTGATGTGGGGAATCggcattatattttttttatacgcTCCAATTATTTCCGTGCTAAGTAAAGTGACCGTTAAAGATGAGGAAGCTACG CCACTTTTGA
- the LOC100187001 gene encoding synaptic vesicular amine transporter-like, which translates to MGSLSCGGKLKACLESKKLVIVIVYASLMVDNILLTAVVPVLPEYFSQMHFNFTSGKTDTMSTGPQTHHVIVTNYTKTLSHQCPHRKAVSSQQSFYMGILLSAKPLVQVLANFAVGPITDKIGFDVPLLAGYIVMATSALMFDFGKSFVFLLVARAIQGIGSAATATAGLSWVADTYTEKVERGWAIGMSFGGLALGVLVGPTYGSLIYQYVGKEYVFIILAVMALLLIVIRLTTRKIRIFRRPPDEMGSSIFTLLKDPYILLVAISLTAGSSSITALETAQPTWMLKTMCPTKLDLGLSFLPITGMYLITTYGIALMGHKVARWILCLIGFYLQVVGLVIYPFVRTVPEVVGPGCLIGIGIGFVDGLLPVLAFLVDTRHKPIYGSVCAIADISFSFSYALGPLIAGAVMANVGFKWVMWGIGIIFFLYAPIISVLSKVTVKDEEATPLLNEVKEIENTAGRGTADTNDNHNLSLQY; encoded by the exons ATGGGTTCTTTAAGTTGCGGTGGTAAGCTTAAAGCATGTCTCGAATCTAAGAAGTTAGTCATAGTAATCGTATATGCCAGCTTAATGGTCGACAACATTTTGCTAACAGCCGTTG TTCCAGTTCTACCAGAATATTTTTCCCAAATGCACTTTAACTTCACGAGCGGCAAAACGGATACAATGTCAACAGGACCTCAAACGCATCATGTAATTGTAACAAATTACACGAAGACACTATCGCATCAATGTCCGCATCGTAAAGCAGTGTCAAGCCAACAATCATTTTACATGGGTATTCTACTATCTGCGAAGCCACTCGTACAAGTATTGGCTAACTTTGCTGTTGGACCTATTACCGATAAGATTGGATTCGATGTTCCACTACTTGCCGGTTATATTGTAATGGCAACGTCCGCATTAA TGTTCGATTTCGGCAAGTCATTCGTATTTCTGTTGGTGGCGAGGGCCATTCAAGGTATTGGTTCGGCCGCTACAGCGACTGCCGGTCTAAGTTGGGTAGCTGACACATACACAGAAAAAGTTGAACGAGGTTGGGCCATTGGCATGTCGTTTGGTGGTCTCGCGCTTGGTGTATTAG ttgGACCGACGTATGGGAGCTTGATTTACCAATATGTTGGAAAGGAATATGTGTTTATTATCTTAGCCGTAATGGCTCtattattaatagttattcGGCTGACAACACgaaaaattagaatatttagAAGGCCACCA gatgAAATGGGTTCATCCATTTTTACATTGCTTAAAGATCCCTATATTCTTCTGGTAGCTATTTCGTTAACCGCTGGATCATCTTCAATAACAGCCCTGGAGACGGCGCAACCAACATGGATGCTTAAAACTATGTGCCCAACCAAGTTGGATTTAG GGCTTTCATTTCTTCCAATTACTGGCATGTACCTCATTACAACATACGGTATAGCGTTGATGGGCCACAAAGTGGCAAGGTGGATACTTTGTTTGATTGGGTTCTATTTGCAAGTAGTTGGACTCGTTATTTATCCATTTGTACGCAC GGTACCCGAAGTAGTAGGACCTGGTTGTTTAATTGGCATTGGCATTGGTTTTGTGGATGGCTTACTTCCGGTGCTGGCTTTTTTGGTCGACACAAGACATAAACCAATATACGGAAGCGTTTGTGCAATTGCTGATATATCATTTTCGTTTTCTTACGCATTAG GGCCTTTAATAGCGGGAGCTGTGATGGCCAATGTTGGATTTAAATGGGTGATGTGGGGAATCggcattatattttttttatacgcTCCAATTATTTCCGTGCTAAGTAAAGTGACCGTTAAAGATGAGGAAGCTACG CCACTTTTGAACGAAGTTAAAGAAATAGAGAACACAGCCGGTCGTGGTACAGCAGACACAAATGATAACCACAATTTAAGTTTACAATATTGA
- the LOC100184607 gene encoding UDP-GalNAc:beta-1,3-N-acetylgalactosaminyltransferase 2, with amino-acid sequence MAAMAVKHILTTCSAVISKHSLQLCCVDSFKVWRMLSKVSALSAVIAFVAVLICIWKFDDSGSEERTSYKLVLGILSARDHFKERQVIRETWMKLVTQSSSLKNKVLVKFVLGEKDCEIPPAYRADIYSCQNEKHWESDLEVPSSNSLAIESLTQCNFGKYEKVFKLVAIDFVVKHTVVLTGLSLFKETVKWCDKQSIRVELRDLAKNEVVTFSEFQKSDFDSNSCFVTQDVENYILPKGFYGTIVVYCPDSSGCYGVIKSSGIDEIMNHPAVSYSPVIKYGYNDEDASDMLGFPVELYDHIIPALFQFYLQDGNSIKALKAEKKKQFDVWKEKNRKIDIKLKKEVSLHKDVLLVPNVRTKPTLPLTDVYRNLPLKLLAFFKWTAENIHCEFIGKIDDDSFVDINNILQVIKRSGVKENSWFGSFRADIPVARWGKWAELSYTANIYPAFAYGGGYVITSDIALWLERNAKMLHSYQGEDVSMGIWLAALKPKLLPDKMWFVNADCNQYMLVSSQLNSTAITWMWGNKEKCGNPCQCDVT; translated from the exons ATGGCGGCCATGGcggtaaaacatattttaaccaCGTGCAGCGCTGTCATTTCAAAACATTCCTTGCAGTTGTGTTGTGTTGACTCTTTTAAAGTGTGGCGAATGCTATCGAAGGTATCTGCGCTTTCAGCTGTGATTGCTTTTGTTGCTGTGTTAATCTGCATTTGGAAATTTGATG ATTCTGGCAGCGAGGAACGTACAAGCTACAAGTTAGTCCTTGGGATTTTGTCAGCACGTGACCATTTCAAGGAAAGACAAGTTATAAGGGAAACCTGGATGAAATTAGTGACTCAAAGTTCTTCCCTTAAAAATAA ggtACTGGTAAAGTTTGTTTTGGGAGAAAAAGATTGCGAGATTCCTCCTGCTTACAGAGCCGATATCTATAGCTGtcaaaatgaaaaacattggGAGTCAGATCTAG AGGTACCTTCAAGCAACAGTTTGGCAATAGAGAGTCTTACCCAATGTAATTttggaaaatatgaaaaagtttTCAAGTTGGTGGCTATAGATTTTGTTGTCAAACATACAGTTGTATTGACTGGTTTATCGCTCTTTAAGGAAACTGTCAAATGGTGTGACAAGCAAAGTATAAGAGTTGAATTACGTGATTTAGCAAag AATGAGGTGGTTACTTTTTCAGAATTTCAAAAAAGCGATTTTGATTCGAACAGTTGCTTTGTGACCCAGGATGTGGAAAATTATATTCTTCCAAAAGGTTTTTATGGAACTATAGTCGTTTATTGCCCAGACTCAAGTGGGTGCTATGGAGTTATTAAATCCAGTGGAATAGATGAGATAATGAACCATCCAGCTGTATCTTATTCTCCT GTAATCAAGTATGGATATAATGATGAAGATGCTTCGGATATGCTCGGTTTTCCAGTAGAATTGTACGATCATATAATTCCAGcactttttcaattttatttgcaAG ATGGGAATTCAATTAAAGCACTAAAAgctgaaaagaaaaaacagtttgatgtttggaaagaaaaaaacagaaaaattgacattaaattaaaaaaggaagTTTCACTTCACAAAGATGTTTTGTTGGTTCCCAATGTGAGGACTAAACCAACATTACCATTGACTGATGTTTATCGAAATTTACCATTAAAACTACTAGCATTTTTCAAATGGACCGCTGAGAATATTCACTGTGAATTTATTGGGAAAATAGATGATGACAGCTTTGTAGATATTAACAACATTCTACAG GTTATAAAACGCAGTGGTGTCAAGGAGAACTCGTGGTTTGGAAGTTTTCGTGCAGATATCCCTGTCGCTAGATGGGGCAAGTGGGCCGAGTTGAGTTACACTGCCAATATCTATCCCGCATTCGCGTACGGTGGTGGTTATGTTATCACCTCTGACATAGCACTGTGGTTGGAAAGAAACGCAAAAATGCTGCACTCCTACCAAGGAGAAGATGTTTCAATGGGAATATGGCTTGCAGCTTTGAAGCCGAAACTATTACCG gaCAAAATGTGGTTTGTCAATGCCGACTGCAATCAATATATGCTGGTATCCAGTCAGCTCAACTCTACAGCTATCACGTGGATGTGGGGAAACAAAGAGAAGTGTGGCAACCCTTGTCAATGCGATGTTACGTGA